One window of Arvicola amphibius chromosome 6, mArvAmp1.2, whole genome shotgun sequence genomic DNA carries:
- the Lrrc19 gene encoding leucine-rich repeat-containing protein 19, which yields MKITHFVTVFWPLSMLLFDKSQASETEVKCNFTRRNYSFIPEGISNSVTILDLSYNQITLNASDIRVLQMYSLLTELYLMENSITAIHNNSFSNLSNLEILNICGNSISVIEQGSFVGLSKVKQLYLCQNKILQLNPNTFVPLLNLRVLNLQGNLINHFDAPQLFHLELLTLDGNPWNCTCGLLQLQNWLNKSNVILENENVTTCSYPDELKRYSIKSAPFTVECHSKFISTITEDLYINFPSIGNSTSNSSLKNLTRNSEHEPLGKSWALLVGVVVTVLLTSLLIFIAIKCPIWYNILLSYSHHRLEEHEAETYDNGLTRNPSSLSQITDTNSEDITVIFEQMHSFVENDDGFIEDRYIDINEVQEEK from the exons gaagTCAAATGTAATTTCACCAGAAGGAATTATTCCTTTATTCCAGAGGGTATCAGTAACAGTGTTACCATCCTTGATCTCAGTTATAACCAGATCACTCTGAATGCTTCGGACATCAGGGTGCTACAGATGTattctttactcactgagctctACTTGATGGAGAACAGCATTACTGCCATACACAATAATAGTTTCAGTAATCTCTCCAACCTAGAAATTTTAAACATCTGTGGAAATTCCATCAGTGTAATTGAACAAGGCTCATTTGTTGGCTTGAGTAAAGTAAAACAGTTATATCTTTgccaaaacaaaatattacaactGAATCCCAACACATTTGTACCTCTATTGAACCTGAGAGTTCTGAATCTGCAAGGCAACTTGATAAACCACTTTGATGCCCCACAACTATTTCATCTGGAGCTGCTAACGTTGGATGGAAATCCATGGAACTGCACCTGTGGTCTACTCCAGCTGCAGAACTGGCTGAACAAGTCTAATGTGATATTAG AAAACGAGAATGTCACCACGTGTAGCTACCCAGATGAACTAAAGCGCTACAGCATTAAGTCAGCACCCTTCACTGTTGAGTGCCACTCTAAATTTATTTCCACTATAACTGAAGATCTGTATATTAATTTTCCATCCATTGGGAATTCAACTTCTAATAGCTCTTTAAAAAACTTAACACGGAACTCAG AACATGAACCTCTTGGAAAAAGTTGGGCTCTCCTTGTTGGTGTTGTCGTCACTGTACTGCTAACGTCACTCCTCATCTTTATTGCTATCAAGTGTCCAATATGGTATAATATTCTGCTTAGTTACAGTCATCATCGCCTGGAAGAGCATGAAGCAGAAACCTACGACAATGGTCTTACTAGAAACCCAAGCTCCCTTTCACAAATAACAGATACAAACTCTGAAGACATTACAGTAATATTCGAACAAATGCATTCATTTGTGGAGAATGATGATGGTTTTATTGaagacagatatatagatatcaATGAggtacaagaagaaaaataa